The Thermococcus sp. CX2 genome window below encodes:
- a CDS encoding LPXTG cell wall anchor domain-containing protein, with protein TTTTTPSGTSTTTYVVVGLVIIIIAGAAWYFTKKK; from the coding sequence ACCACGACCACCACTCCGAGCGGAACCAGCACCACCACCTACGTCGTCGTCGGCCTTGTGATAATCATCATCGCCGGCGCGGCCTGGTACTTCACCAAGAAGAAGTGA